In Mercenaria mercenaria strain notata chromosome 14, MADL_Memer_1, whole genome shotgun sequence, the following are encoded in one genomic region:
- the LOC123527462 gene encoding uncharacterized protein LOC123527462 isoform X3 — MSASLISVPYVRPAVLIRSLKHQLSCLSIRGIHNHSRETTSSQECFVLHSGPFSYHQPMRTKETNSVPSSTKQTLSSQITQKYRFLNGSVTDIIADNVRPNLKYDCPKLTNVHTEISTPSVIKIIPILPIDDPGTSHIEKDSPGTSTLEKLANKGLMKVRRRKMKKHQRKRMKARIWPMLRKQRFQKEKKKKKILDMKLEAMRKIGEDYDALEEVKNSLRIAKTKGYYFNIFSEKSKTFGFADVLKQKKQ, encoded by the exons ATGTCGGCTTCTTTG ATATCTGTGCCCTATGTGAGACCGGCAGTCCTAATTAGAAGTTTAAAACACCAGTTGTCATGTCTTTCTATCAGAG GAATTCACAACCATAGCCGTGAAACGACTTCAAGTCAAGAATGTTTTGTACTTCACAGCGGCCCTTTTTCATACCACCAACCAATGAGGACCAAAGAAACTAATTCAGTCCCAAGTTCCACTAAACAAACTCTTAGCTCACAGATTACTCAGAAATACAGATTCCTCAATGGATCAGTTACAGATATAATTGCTGATAATGTTAGACCAAACCTGAAATACGACTGCCCGAAGTTAACAAACGTTCATACAGAAATTAGTACACCTTCAGTCATTAAAATAATACCAATATTGCCAATAGATGATCCAGGAACCAGTCATATTGAGAAAGATTCACCGGGAACCAGCACATTAGAAAAATTGGCCAACAAGGGTCTAATGAAAGTAAGACGGCGAAAAATGAAGAAACATCAGAGAAAGAGAATGAAGGCAAGAATATGGCCAATGTTGAGGAAACAGCGATTTCAGAaggaaaagaagaagaagaagattttggACATGAAGTTAGAGGCGATGAGAAAAATAGGAGAGGATTATGATGCATTGGAAGAGGTTAAGAATTCCCTACGAATTGCTAAAACTAAGGGGTATTATTTTAATATCTTCAGTGAGAAGTCCAAGACTTTCGGCTTTGCTGATGTTCTTAAACAGAAAAAGCAgtga
- the LOC123527462 gene encoding uncharacterized protein LOC123527462 isoform X1, with the protein MAISVPYVRPAVLIRSLKHQLSCLSIRGIHNHSRETTSSQECFVLHSGPFSYHQPMRTKETNSVPSSTKQTLSSQITQKYRFLNGSVTDIIADNVRPNLKYDCPKLTNVHTEISTPSVIKIIPILPIDDPGTSHIEKDSPGTSTLEKLANKGLMKVRRRKMKKHQRKRMKARIWPMLRKQRFQKEKKKKKILDMKLEAMRKIGEDYDALEEVKNSLRIAKTKGYYFNIFSEKSKTFGFADVLKQKKQ; encoded by the exons ATGgca ATATCTGTGCCCTATGTGAGACCGGCAGTCCTAATTAGAAGTTTAAAACACCAGTTGTCATGTCTTTCTATCAGAG GAATTCACAACCATAGCCGTGAAACGACTTCAAGTCAAGAATGTTTTGTACTTCACAGCGGCCCTTTTTCATACCACCAACCAATGAGGACCAAAGAAACTAATTCAGTCCCAAGTTCCACTAAACAAACTCTTAGCTCACAGATTACTCAGAAATACAGATTCCTCAATGGATCAGTTACAGATATAATTGCTGATAATGTTAGACCAAACCTGAAATACGACTGCCCGAAGTTAACAAACGTTCATACAGAAATTAGTACACCTTCAGTCATTAAAATAATACCAATATTGCCAATAGATGATCCAGGAACCAGTCATATTGAGAAAGATTCACCGGGAACCAGCACATTAGAAAAATTGGCCAACAAGGGTCTAATGAAAGTAAGACGGCGAAAAATGAAGAAACATCAGAGAAAGAGAATGAAGGCAAGAATATGGCCAATGTTGAGGAAACAGCGATTTCAGAaggaaaagaagaagaagaagattttggACATGAAGTTAGAGGCGATGAGAAAAATAGGAGAGGATTATGATGCATTGGAAGAGGTTAAGAATTCCCTACGAATTGCTAAAACTAAGGGGTATTATTTTAATATCTTCAGTGAGAAGTCCAAGACTTTCGGCTTTGCTGATGTTCTTAAACAGAAAAAGCAgtga
- the LOC123527462 gene encoding uncharacterized protein LOC123527462 isoform X2: MLTNQARSISVPYVRPAVLIRSLKHQLSCLSIRGIHNHSRETTSSQECFVLHSGPFSYHQPMRTKETNSVPSSTKQTLSSQITQKYRFLNGSVTDIIADNVRPNLKYDCPKLTNVHTEISTPSVIKIIPILPIDDPGTSHIEKDSPGTSTLEKLANKGLMKVRRRKMKKHQRKRMKARIWPMLRKQRFQKEKKKKKILDMKLEAMRKIGEDYDALEEVKNSLRIAKTKGYYFNIFSEKSKTFGFADVLKQKKQ, from the exons ATGTTGACAAAtcaagcgagatcg ATATCTGTGCCCTATGTGAGACCGGCAGTCCTAATTAGAAGTTTAAAACACCAGTTGTCATGTCTTTCTATCAGAG GAATTCACAACCATAGCCGTGAAACGACTTCAAGTCAAGAATGTTTTGTACTTCACAGCGGCCCTTTTTCATACCACCAACCAATGAGGACCAAAGAAACTAATTCAGTCCCAAGTTCCACTAAACAAACTCTTAGCTCACAGATTACTCAGAAATACAGATTCCTCAATGGATCAGTTACAGATATAATTGCTGATAATGTTAGACCAAACCTGAAATACGACTGCCCGAAGTTAACAAACGTTCATACAGAAATTAGTACACCTTCAGTCATTAAAATAATACCAATATTGCCAATAGATGATCCAGGAACCAGTCATATTGAGAAAGATTCACCGGGAACCAGCACATTAGAAAAATTGGCCAACAAGGGTCTAATGAAAGTAAGACGGCGAAAAATGAAGAAACATCAGAGAAAGAGAATGAAGGCAAGAATATGGCCAATGTTGAGGAAACAGCGATTTCAGAaggaaaagaagaagaagaagattttggACATGAAGTTAGAGGCGATGAGAAAAATAGGAGAGGATTATGATGCATTGGAAGAGGTTAAGAATTCCCTACGAATTGCTAAAACTAAGGGGTATTATTTTAATATCTTCAGTGAGAAGTCCAAGACTTTCGGCTTTGCTGATGTTCTTAAACAGAAAAAGCAgtga
- the LOC123528227 gene encoding perlucin-like protein, with product MMHVAVVIFLCSVLVQVHSKCPAFFEEYNAACYYVGNNRVNNVREAFSTCYSLGGYLLNINAVLENDHVINKIKQQPTIFDGYWIGGFFNGQQWVWQKTDQTGNVVDIFMNPQEAQYKNWGPEQPNALGLLVYRPYVAIMTRHRPMPYRWYSENGLVRMPGGMSYVCEADWRPEV from the exons ATGATGCACGTGGCTGTGGTTATATTCCTGTGTAGCGTTCTGGTGCAAGTGCATTCGAAATGTCCCGCCTTTTTTGAAGAATACAACGCGGCATGTTACTACGTAGGGAATAACCGCGTGAACAACGTGAGAGAAGCTTTCAGCACATGCTACAGCCTGGGTGGATATCTGTTGAACATCAATGCTGTACTGGAAAACGACCATGTCATCAACAAAATAAAGCAACAGccaacaa TTTTTGATGGTTACTGGATAGGAGGATTCTTCAACGGGCAGCAATGGGTGTGGCAGAAGACGGACCAGACAGGAAACGTTGTTGATATCTTCATGAACCCACAAGAAGCCCAGTATAAAAACTGGGGCCCGGAACAACCGAACGCCCTGGGATTGCTCGTCTATCGACCTTACGTAGCAATAATGACTCGTCACCGGCCTATGCCGTACAGATGGTATTCTGAGAATGGTTTAGTGCGCATGCCCGGTGGAATGAGCTATGTGTGTGAAGCAGACTGGCGGCCAGAAGTCTGA